The Leifsonia williamsii genome includes a region encoding these proteins:
- a CDS encoding DMT family transporter: MSWIILVLSGVLEAVWATALGLSAGFTKLWPSVVFVVGLAGSMAGLAFAMRSIPIGTAYAVWVGIGAALTVLYAMIFGGEGFSLVRVLLILGLVACVVGLKLVDH; the protein is encoded by the coding sequence ATGTCCTGGATCATCCTCGTCCTCTCCGGCGTCCTGGAGGCCGTCTGGGCCACCGCGCTCGGTCTATCCGCGGGGTTCACGAAGCTCTGGCCGTCGGTCGTCTTCGTGGTCGGGCTGGCCGGCTCGATGGCCGGCCTCGCGTTCGCGATGCGCAGCATCCCGATCGGCACCGCCTACGCGGTATGGGTCGGCATCGGCGCCGCGCTGACCGTGCTCTACGCGATGATCTTCGGCGGCGAGGGCTTCTCGCTCGTGCGGGTGCTGCTCATCCTGGGCCTGGTCGCGTGCGTGGTGGGCCTGAAGCTCGTCGACCACTGA